The following is a genomic window from Thaumasiovibrio subtropicus.
ATTAAAATCTCAGCCTTCTGAAGTATATTCTTTTTCTTCTCTTAAAGAAAAATACTTCTTTATGGGACAATTACTAGCTAAAGCTAACCTATATAATGATAGCACAGACTCATACGTTGATTTAGATAAAACCAAAATTGAAAATGAAATAGAAAGCATTAAAGTTGATGACACATCAGAGAAAAAAGAACTAACAATAAAAGCTATTGAAGAGATAATTTCTGAATATATTGAAATGGTAGGAACCTCACTTGAAAACTATCAAGGTTATCAACCATATTTCAAATATAAGGAAAAAGCACTATCATTAAGAAAGCCAAAGTCAACATTTGAAGAAAATGTTGGTAGTAGTTCAAACCAAATGTTTTTACATTTGTTCTTTATGTTATCTATCCATGAAGTAATCAAAAATAACAATTCTAGTTTTGTTGCGCCATACTTAATTATTGATCAACCAAGCAGGCCTTATTATGGCGACGAATCTGATGATGAGAAAAAGTTAGATAGCAGTGATGAGGCAAAAATCAAAAAGGCATTTAAACTTCTGGACGATTTTATATCAAGACAAATAGACTTGAATAGCAATTTTCAGATGATTGTTTTAGAACATGTGCCTAAAAAGATATTATCTGAATATAAACATGTGAATATAGTTGAAGAGTTTAGGCATGGAAATGCATTAGTACGTGAAGAGAACATAATAGAAGATATAGAGTAATAAAAAGGGCTTATTAAATAAGCCCTTTTTTATTCACCAATATTTAATTCAGAAAAATTAAAATCTTTTGCTATGCAAATGACAGCATGCCCCTCTGTCATTAAGAAGCTTTTCTTCTTTAGCTCATAGCGTAAATTATCCAAAAAGTACTTTGTATTCTTTCTCTTTACAAAGGATGTAGAACTTATTCCACGGAATAGTCGTACAGTTCAGATTTTGCTTGTGCATTAATTCAATTATGTTTTCAGCGATAGCTGACGCGGCTCTTGACATATTTAACTCAATTGTTGCAATTTGAGAACATGATAATACACCCTCCTTAAAAAGGGAATAGAGAAACCTTAAGGAAACCTTAAGGAAACCTTATAGAACCCTTGCAGAACCCATAACCAACTGAATAATAACAACAAAAAATTTATATTGATTTTAAACCACCTTGGGCTACATTTTAATTGGGAGTCGTCGGCTATGATACAACGCGGTTGCTACGCTTCTGTAAGACGTAATTCATCATAGTTCGCAAGGATAGATTGGCTTCTAGTTGCTGTACATTTAAGTGGACGCACATAAGTGACTCAGCGCTGCAATTTGTTAATCGACTGTTCTTATTTGAATTTAGCAAGCACTCGCCATGCAAGCGGCAATTAAGGCAGGTATAACCAAATCTAGCATGAATCATCATGCTGCCAGAGCTGAAGGCAGCTCAAATTAAAGTGCAAACCGGAAATTGCATGGCTAAGAGTCGGTGGCTACACTACTTAGACCATGCATTTCTTTCCTTAGTTCACTCGTTAATCTTCTAGTGTTCTTTTCCTTAGTCAATGAAAACACTCTTTATCTGCACCAGTACAACCTATAGCTACATCAATCAATATAGCCATTACTCGTTTCTCGGACAGTGAATATATTCAAACTACCTTTCATCAAAACTGAATACATAACCTCTTCTCCCTGCTAAATGCTGGCTTACCAATGAGTCGCAGAAGTTTCTCCGCTTCAACCGTTGCTTGCGAGTGTAGCGATTACCTTTTTTTGATTTAATATCAACCACTTCAAAAAATGATAATTTAAAACAGTAAGAGACTTGGTGATAGTCATGGTTTATGGAATCAAACTGTAAAGGCTTAGCTTTTCGGTTGTTTTTGATATGACAAAGATTCATTCGTTTGTACTGTTGTATTAAAGCCTTTTTTGCATTCACATTCTGTTCCGTAATGGGAACAATTAGGTGTGCATGCGGAAGCCATAGTTTACATTCATCATGATAGTCGAGTTCAATTGAACCAAATATTGGGCCATGAAAGCCTGCTCTGCTTAACTGTTTTCTGAGCCTATCTTTCGCCTTTCTTACATCGAATGCTGTCAGTTGCTCATGACTAAAGGCTCCTTTGTAGTCGATAACTGTTAGCATCCAGTGATCCAATCCACACTCCGCCATCATTGAAACTCTTGGATTGACCAGCTGCATACGGTACTCACGATTACAAATCTTACACGCAGCACTGTTGCACTTTTTTTCGTCATAAGTGCAAGCTTCAAGTTCAAGAGCTAGGTTGACATTCTCTTCGCCGCCCACAGCCCATAGAATGTCAATCCTAGCCTCATTTTCTTCTTTAGCTTGCTTAACAGTTTCAAACAAAGGCCAATCTTCGAGTGTGCTGACTTCCATCGCCATATCAGCACTCCTCTCCATAAGACAGAGTTTGACCGGACATCCTAGCTTGTAGCCACTCTGTGATTGCATGCTCAAACCAACCGACAGCTCGTGCTCCTAGATTTATATGCGGAGGGAAAGAACCTTCCTTTCTCAACCTATTGATTGTTGCTCTGGAAAGACCTGTCATTTCTTGAACATCTTTCATTCTGACAACCTTTATATCTGGCATGAGTAATCCTCCTTCATTCTGTTACTCACGCTCGAATTAGAGTTATCAGACCCAACAATCCCTTTATCGATTGAAATTCCTAAAAAATTGTGAGACTCACTTATAAATCAATCAAATCATATAGATACATCTGTGAGCCTCACAATATATCCGTGAGGCTCACAATATATCCGTGAGGCTCACAGGGAATTATTCTTATTTTTTAGGTAAACTGTTGGCTCAAAGACATAGCAATGGACAGCTAGAATGAGCTCATATGACAATGTTCGCCAACAAAAAGTATCCGACAGAAGGAAAGAGTCTGGCTACCAAACTAAGCGTCTGTATTTTTTCGCTAAAGACTTAGATCGAATCAAGAAGATCGCAGAGGAGATGGGTTACGATGGAAAACTAACCGATGAAGAATACTCCGCTGTTGTGAGAAGCTGTATTGCGGCAAGATACTCTAAAACTACAAATAAAGCTGTCGAAGAGATAGATACCAAAGATAAGCAGTACACGTACACTCTAAAGCAGATTGTCCGCTATCGCTTAAAGCAAAAAGATGACCCTTCAAGTGTGATCGCATTTATGAACAAATGGCACTATAACGTGCCCAAGTTAGAGTCATTAGTAGGTAAACACACTAGCAGTTTCAGAGAACGAGTCGAACCAAGCTCTTGGTGTCCAAAGTGGATAGAAGCACTAAGAGGTAAGAACAAAAGAAAGTAGCCGCAAGGTTCAATCTTCCATGTGATTTATTCTAATACCGATTTAATGTCAGATTTAATGTAGATGACAAAATCTCTTAATACCCAATGATTTACCCAAAAGCTAAATTACAAACCAATAAAACCATTAAAAATCAGCCGCTTGATAGCTAAGATTCAGATGACGCCAGCCCACCAAACGTTTGGAAAGGGCGGTAACTCATTGAGTTATCGCCCTTTTTGTATTCAAGGGTCAAGTTTTCGCAGTTTTGTACTAAACATAGGTACTAAAATATGCGCTATCTCACCCTCAATAACAGTGGAATCTGGTCGTTTAGATTCCAAATCCCATCAAAGTATCGCAGCCTGTTTGATAACAGATCTGAGATAAAAAGAAGCCTCAGAACCTCATGTAGATCCAATGCAAAGCTACTAGCACTTCAGCTAGAGTTAGAGATTAGACGCAAAATAGCTGACGTAAGCACTACACATGCTGAGCTCGCAGAAAAAACACCTTCCTTAGAAACAAAAAGAAAGCACCCTCATAGGTATTGCCCTATGCAATGCCTAGAATTGTATCGAAAATATAAGTCTTCCTACGTTTCCGCCAAGACAATTGAAGGCGCTACAGCTAAATGCCGTGTAGTACTTGAGATAGTAAACAAGAAGAAATTAGCAAGTATAAGACGCAACGATGCAGAAAGTGCGAGGCAAATATTGGCCTCTCTACCTTCTAACATAAAAAAACACCAAGAGTTTGTTGGTTTAACTACCTCTGAAGCTATAAAACTAAACAATAAGCTTGGATTGCCTGTTATCTCTCAGAGCAGCGTAAAAGACTATATTCAAAAGACATCATCATTCTTTGAATGGTGCGTGCAAATGGAGTTTACAGACATAAACCCATTTAAAGGTTTCAAATTTAAATTGGAGCATAAGGTTAGCAAGCAGAAAAACGCTTACAGCCCAGAGCAGCTCTCGAGCATTTTCAGCAACGAGATTTTTACCAAGAAGGTGTACAAGCACAACTATCAGTACTGGCTGCCTATACTGGCTAGACTTACAGGTGCGAGGATCAACGAGCTGTGCCAGCTTCGCAAAGAAGACATAACCATCGTAAATGGCACCTACTGTATACACATCAATAGAAACACGCCTGATAAGCGCTTAAAAACGCCTAATGCAGAAAGGGTCATACCCATACACTCTAAGTTACTTACGCTTGGTTTCATCGAGTTTACTCAAACTGTAGACAACGACCGAATATTTTCCGAACTAAAACTGGAGAGAGATGGTTATGCCACAAGCGCTTCAAAATGGTTCGGTAGATTCAAAACTAAACTTGGTTTTGAAAAGGGTCATGACTTCCATTCATTTAGACATACCCCCGATTTCAGATAATAAGTGCGACACTCATGGGAAGGTGTAGAAGAGGAAGCCAACTGCCGAAAGTGATACGCTCTTCTCGCCAAAGAAATAAGCAGTACTACCATGAGTTATCAGCAGTTGACTGAGGGGAGAAGATACCAGATTTCTGCCCTTTTGGAACTGGGAATATCAGTCTCTGAAATTGCCAAAAAGGTGAAGTGTCACCGTGCCACGATCTATCGTGAGTTAAAAAGAAACCGAACAAGCGATCTCTATTGCCCCGTGCAGGCTGAAGCCTCGACCATGGAAAGGCGAAAAGCGGCTCGTAAGTATCGTATACCTGTTGAACGTATTGAGTTCATAAAGCTTTTACTGAGTATCGATTGGAGTCCTGAGCAAATTGCTAATGTTCTAACGAGCGCTGTAGCGCCTGTTAGTCACGAATGGATCTACCAATACATTGCTTTTGATAAACGTACTGGCGGCAAGTTGTATCGCCACTTAAGGCAAGGGCACAAACGTTATCGCAAGGGACAGAGAGTAAAGGCGCCAACGATTAAGCATGCGGTTTCAATTGATGAACGTCCATCGGTCGTCGATACTCGTGAACGGTATGGGGACTGGGAGATCGACACTGTACTGGGTAAGCACGGCAGCGGCGCTATAGTCACCATTTTAGAGCGCAAGAGCCGATTTTATCTGATCAAAAAAGTGGTGTCGAAATCAGCGGTTGAGGTGACGAAAGCAACAATAGAGATGTTGATGCCGTACAAACACCTTGTGCATACAATCACAGCCGATAACGGTCGTGAATTTGCAGGTCATCAGGAGATCGCCGAGGCGTTGGAGGCTGAGCTGTACTTTGCTCATCCCTACAGCTCTTGGGAGCGAGGCGCAAATGAAAACGCTAACGGGCTTTTACGGCAATATGTGAAAAAAGGCACGGATTTGAGAACAGTCACTGATGAACAAATTGAGTTTGCTCAAACTAGGATAAACAACCGACCGAAAAAGTGTTTAGGGTTCAAGCAACCAGCCGTCATGATCTACCCCAACAAGATTGGACACCAAGTTAAGCGACATTCTTCTGTTCAAATACGACAGGGCTTAGATACCCTAGCGCACTGTGCCTTCTTGTTTGGTTGTAATCAACCTCAATATATTCAAATACCGTTTGCCGCATCATTTCTTTAGTCATAATCGGTTCGTAATGGATAGCTTCAACTTTTAGCGAATGGAAGAAGCTTTCTACACAAGCATTATCCCAACAATTTCCTTTTCGACTCATGCTTTGTTTTAAATTATGGGAGTGGATTATCTCGCGGTAACTTTTCGAGCAGTATTGGCTGCCTCGGTCGCTGTGAACAATGACCTCTTCAGGGAGCCCACGACGGAACAGTGCCATTTTCAACGCATCTCCGACTAAGCTTGCTGTCATACGAGTTACTCCATCGACCAGCCGACTACCTGTCTAGAGTACAAGTCAATAATTACAGCAAGATAAAGCCAGCCCTCACTTGTCATCAAGTAAGTGATATCGCCAGCCCACTTCTGATTCGGTGCATCAGCAGTAAAGTCTTGTTCCAGAAGGTTAGGTGCAACGGGTAACGAATGCTTACCATCTGTCGTGACCTTAAATTTACGCGCAGCTTTTGCAACCAGGCTTTGCCTTTTCATACTCTCTGATATCGTCTTGAGGTTGTGCTTGTTCCCTTGCTCTGCCAGCCCTACCTGGATACGCCTTGCACCGTCCCGGCCTTTGCTAGCTTCGAACGCTTTTTTGACCGTTATGTCACGCAGAGTACGTGCTCTTTCTCGTTGACTGATTTCATGACGATGCTTTAACCAGTAGTAAAACCCACTACGCGATACAGCAAGAACCTTGGCCATTCCTGTTACAGAGAACTGCTCAATGTGCACTTGCATGAACTCGAAGCTTGCTACTTTAGATGCTTCGCGAAGTAGGTGGCGGCTTTTTTTACTATTTCAAGCTCCTCCGCTTGCTCAGCGAGGAGGCGCTTCAGACGAGCGTTTTCGGCTGCAAGGTCAGCCTCGCGTTCACTGGTGGAGTCCTTCCTTGCAATCTTACGCCAGCCGTATATTTGGGATGCATGTAAATTGAGTTGTCGTGCAGCCTCTGTAACCGATGTTCTTTCAACAAGCTTAAGCGCCTGCTCCTTAAACTCTTCAGTGTGCTTAATACGTGTTTTAGTGTTTGTCATTGTTTACCTCGCTAAGTGATTTTACTCGCTTAACTCAGTGTCTAAAACAGCTGGTTCAGATCACTCTATGGTTTACCCTGTGCTCAAGACAGGCTGAAAATCAATAGTTTGAACATTACATGCTACTGTTGCATATGACAATTGAGACACTCACTTACCTTGCTGTATATCAAGTTATTACGTAGGGAATCGTCCTCTTCATTTGAGTTGGTTAAGGACACTACGTCGATTCAACTCCCATTTCAGAACTGAAACGGCGTAATCAACTTTTCTCAACAATAGGTTACCAACATGTAACTACGTAGTGGATTCACGTTTGAACATACCTTTTACCTTAAAGTTTCCCACATAATGTAATGTGTTTATCTTTCTTAACAAGAATATGTATCAAACTAGGAAAAACTGAGCCTCTAATGACATAACTCACATTAGCCACAAGACAACACTGATCACACTTTATCAGCACAAAACCTGACTATAATTGTTCAAATATCAACCAGAACAAACTGAACTCAAGGAATAATTATGTTTAAACATCGACTTGGCCCCGATCCTCACTCTAACGGAGAAATGACTCCAAACTTAGATGGTTGTCCTGATATATGGGAACTAGAGGATGGCTCATTTGCCATTATAGGATTAAAGCAAACTAACGAATTACGCGCCTTGTTGCCTGAAAGTGCTGGATGTGGTGTTGATGAAGAGATTGTTGTAATCCCAAGAAAAACTCTAACTCGTGCTAAAAAGGTTATTCCTGATGCCTAAGCTTTTCTCAACAGAAACTCTAACTCGAGATATGATCTATTTTTGTTCAGCCAGTGATTTTTTTTCTAACTTTCCAGCTGCATGGAAAAACGTTAGCACTAGAGTTTATAAGCTCGAAACGAAAATGAGCTATCAAGAAACCGATAACCCAAGTTATGACGCTTACATTAGAGGAGACCTTGACAAAGCAATTGAGCTAATCAAAAAATCTAAGGAGAAAGACTATCCAGTGTATGAATCCCTTAGGAAACGAGGAGTTAATGTTTATCGATGTCGTCCGGTACTTTTACCTCTTTCTGATTACTTAAACTGGGAATTTGAATGCTATAAAGAAAACTCAAAGCAAGGTGAGTTAATTTTTTTGTCAGAAGGGTTAGATATTTACAAAACTCATGCTTTGCATGACTTCATGCTTTTTGACGATAAAGTTGCGTTAGTTCATAACTACGATGAAAATGGGTTGATTCAAGGTGGATGGATGACGACTGACAGTAATAAAATAGCTAGTTTTAAGACACTTTTGAATATATTATGAAAAATTCATACCCTATAGAGGAGCATTATTCTAAGGAGGCTTCATGACACTTGAAGACGCAAAAACTCTTGGTGTCATTGGTAGCTTGTTGGTATCAACTATCGCGTTACTACTCAATTTTTTTTCGACACTTAGAAGTGTTAGCGCCCAAAAGACAGCTAATTTTCAGGAGATTACAAAATCTCATCGTGAAATTTGGAAGTTGACAATTGATGACTATGACAAATTTAAAAGGGTACTACAGACAGACGTTAATCTATTAGAAGAACCGGTAACATATAATGAAAAACGATTCATTCAGCTTCTTCTTAATCACGCTACTTCTTCGTTCTATTTTGGCAAGTATAGTCATATGATAGAAATAGAAAAAATCTCTCTAGACTTTAATCAATTTTTGTCGCTACCAATACCTCGAAAAGTCTGGCATGACAACCGTGTCTTCTACAATAAAGAGTTCGTTGATTTTTGGAGTGTAAAGGAAAACTAGATTCAATTAAGTATAGCCTCAATAAATTCGGTTTACTAAGAAGACAACTTGACCACAGAAGTTTTTGGAACGTCCTATTATTAGGCTCATTGTCAACTAGGCTATCACCAATTATAGAAAAGCTTGGTGATAAAGTAATAACTATTAACGACCCGAATATAATGATAGATCGTAAACTTATTAATAAGAATAATATAGATATCATTGTATGCTTTGGATACCCTAATATCATACCAAAAAAAATCATAAAATCAGTTACCTGCATCAATATCCACGGTGGGATATTACCATTTAACAGAGGTCCTAACCCTCATCTATGGGCTTGGGTTAATGGACTTAAACATGGTGTCTCCATACACTATATTGATGACGGAGTTGATACTGGTGATATTATCGAAACTAGTGATATTCTGTTTGACTCCAATGAAACTTTAAAGTCATCTTTTGATAAATTGATCGATGAATGCGAAAATTTATTTAGTAAAACATGGCCTACTTTTCGGTCAGGAAATTCCAAAAGAAATGCACAGCATCCTGATATCAATGTACAGGCTCATACATTGAAATCTCAGGAACCTTTATCACAGTTGTTTACTGAAGAATGGCAACATAAACCAATATCTGAATTTGTTAAGGAAGCCAAAGGAATTTTAAGAAAATCGGAGAAATCCTAATGACTTTTGCTTTGGACTTAGCCCCATGATCTACAAATGAGAAAAAGCGTATTCAATTGTTGTAATGCTTACCCTTGAACGATTGGTTGAAAAGTTCTAAAGTAAGGTACTATAAAGTTGTTGTACATAAACACAAAACAAATAAACTGCTAAAACTACAAACACTTAACTAAGACCAGTGGACGCTCCCGCCAGCTCCACCAAACGTTTGGGAAGGCGGTAACCGAAAGGTTACCGCCTTTTTTGTTGCTTGTTCATCACCTCTTCTGCTTTTACTTCCTTTCGGCTCATATCACGCATCCTTCCAATATGTGACTCATAGTCCGTAGACCAAAAGTCTACATAGAAGCAGCATGTCATTAATAAATCATGAGAAAGTGAAGACTTGTGAGCGACGAGATTCTGAAACTATTTGGTCAACGTGTTAAGCACCTAAGAAAACAAGCAAACCTGAGCCAAGAGGTACTTGCCGCTTTGAGTGGACTAGATCGCACCTACATTAGCGGCATAGAAAGAGGCCGTCGTAATGTTGGTTTGATTAACTTAGTCAAAATAGCCAAGGCACTGAACGTTTCTGCAGAGCAGCTTCTCGTCTTCGAGGAAAAAAATGACTAGACGAGCCTTTTACTCTGCACCCATTGCAGAATTCATGAACACCTCTGCAGACCATATCATTGGTGTAATAACCAGCAACCACACTCAACAATTAAGGCATGAACAAACGAGTGCTTGGCATGTACAAACACAAATTCTTCAGCAAGCATTAAACCACTTAGATGTGCACGATGGTCATGTTTTTTTTGAGTTTCTCATTCCCCGCATGGGCAAACGTGCTGACATAGTAATAGTGTTAAATGGAGTCATCTACGTCATTGAGTTTAAAGTCGGTGCCAGCCAGTTTCATGCTGTCGACATACGGCAAACAGTCAGTTATGCCCTTGACCTTAAACACTTCCATCGCGGTAGCCATTCTCAACCCATTATCCCAATTCTCGTCGCAACAAAAGCAGCTTCAGTGCAGTATCAGCTTCGCTTTGATGCCGATAATCTCGCGAAACCTATCAAAGCCAGTCAGAGTGATCTGAGTGAAATCATCGCGTTTACGTCACAAGTAGAACTCGCACAGCCTATTGATGCTGTAAAGTGGGCCGATAGCGGCTATCTCCCAACACCAACCATTATTGAGGCTGTCAGCTTCCCCTATACTGAGACAGTCTAAACTGGAATTTTCTGCCCCATAAACGCAGGAGAGCACCATGAAAAAGTCACGCTTCACCGAGTCACAGATTGTTTCGATCCTTAAAGAGGCTGATGCTGGTATGAAGGTGGATGAAATTTGCCGCCAGCACGGTATCAGTACAGCGACTTATTACAATTGGAAAGCCAAATATGGTGGTTTGGATGCCTCTGAGCTGAAGCGCATTAAAGAACTCGAGACAGAAAATGCCAAGCTCAAGAAGATGTTTGCCGATGTCAGCTTAGAAAACCATGCAATGAAAGAACTCTTTGCAAAAAAGGGCTGGTAGTCGATGACCGACGTAACTGTGCTCATCTCCTCGTGGAGCTTGGGCTCAACATCGTCAAGGCATGCCAACTTGCGGCTATCGCTCGGGCGAGTTACTACCGAACGTGATCGACGCACTGAATAACGTACTTGAGAAGTCACCGAATGCTGGGTTCCGGAAGTGTTTCCGGCGGATCAGGCTCAAGCATGGGCAGTTTAATCATAAACGTGTTTACCGCGTTTATTGCCGTATGGGGTTGAATCTAAAGCGACGCCAAAAGCGCGTGCTACCGCCCCGTATCGCCATGCCCCTAGACGTCGTCGATAAAGTTAATCACCAATGGGCGCTCGATTTTATGCATGACACACTGTATTGCGGCAAGCGATTTCGAACACTCAACATTCTCGACGAATCGACACGAGAGTGCCTTGCAATAGAGATTGATACCAGCTTACCCGCAGGTCGGGTGGTACGTGTACTAGAGCAGCTAAAACAAGAGCGCGGTTTACCCAAGCAGCTTCGGATGGACAATGGTCCTGAGCTGATATCATCACAGCTCACCGAGTGGTGTGAGGAGCACAATATCACGCTTGTTTACATCCAGCCTGGCAAACCTCAGCAAAATGGCTTTGTTGAACGCTTCAATGGCTCATTTCGCCGTGAGTTTTTGAATGCCTACCTCTTTGATTCATTAGAGCAGGTCAGAGATATGGCATGGGCCTGGATGTGTGATTATAACGAAGAGCGCCCCCATGATAGCTTGAGAAATACACCTCCGGCTGTATACCGGAGACAACTGGAAACCTCTAGTTATGGATTGTCTCACTAATGGGGAAGCTGACAAGGCTGCACAAGCACTATATGCTAACCATGCCGTAGAAGACATTGCTCGCAATGAAGCTGATACTCAAAATCTAGGTGTTACTAGCGAGCAGTTACTCAAACTTATTCATCAAGCGAGAATGGAGAAAGCTAAACTAATCTGCTTTGTAACGGGTGTACCCGGAGCAGGAAAAACACTTGTCGGCTTGAACATAGCAAACACACATTCAAAGCCTCAAGATAACGAGTATTCCGTGTTTCTAAGTGGCAACGGTCCGCTCGTCAGTGTTCTTCAAGAAGCACTTGCTATCGATAAATCGAAACGCGAGTCAATCAGTAAAGCAAAGGCAAGACGAGAGACATCACAATTTATCCAGAATATTCACCGCTTTCGCGACGAAGCCTTAGATGGATCCACACCACCCGAGCGCGTAGCCATTTTCGACGAAGCCCAACGAGCGTGGAATGCAGAGCAAACATCAAAATTTATGCAATCGAAACGTGGGCAAACCGATTTCTTTAAATCTGAACCCGAGTTTCTCATTGAAGTCATGGATCGTCACAAGGATTGGGCTGTTATCATTGCATTAATTGGTGGCGGGCAAGAAATCAATACTGGCGAGTCTGGGCTACTCGGCTGGTTTTCTGCATTACAGCAAAGCTTCCCTCACTGGCAAGTTTACTGTTCTGAAAAATTACTAAGCAGAAATTACATATCCAATGGACTAACATCAGAGCAACTAAGTAACTTCAAGAAAGAACAAAGCCTGCACCTATCCACTTCAATGCGTTCTTTTCGTGCAGAAAACCTATCTAACTTTGTGCACCATTTAATTGCCGGAGAAACCATAAAGGCTGCGTTAATAGCCGAAAATATCAGAGAGCAATACCCTCTTTACATAACAAGAGATTTAACTCAAGCAAAGCAATGGATCAGACAACAAGTACGAGGAAATGAATCTAGTGGCGTACTCGCTTCCTCTAATGGCATCCGTTTAAAAGCAGAAGGAATATTCGTCAAAAACAAATTTGACCCTGTTAATTGGTTTTTATCTGAACATGATGATATTCGCTCTTGCCACTTTCTTGAAGATGTCGCAACCGAGTTTGACGTCCAAGGCTTAGAGTTAGACTGGTGTCTAGTGTGTTGGGACGCAGATTATCGCTTTAACGCTCAAGCATTTGAACATTGGCGTTTTAAAGGCACAAGATGACAAAAACGCCATAAGGAAGTAGAAAAGCAATATCTCGAAAATGCTTATAGGGTGCTACTTACAAGAGCTCGACA
Proteins encoded in this region:
- a CDS encoding DUF3732 domain-containing protein, giving the protein MRSHDSDLIKTSIFENITSHLSDQIKNIKLERVKRTPLSLQVNDEIKTSKIKLKDIEERLKSQPSEVYSFSSLKEKYFFMGQLLAKANLYNDSTDSYVDLDKTKIENEIESIKVDDTSEKKELTIKAIEEIISEYIEMVGTSLENYQGYQPYFKYKEKALSLRKPKSTFEENVGSSSNQMFLHLFFMLSIHEVIKNNNSSFVAPYLIIDQPSRPYYGDESDDEKKLDSSDEAKIKKAFKLLDDFISRQIDLNSNFQMIVLEHVPKKILSEYKHVNIVEEFRHGNALVREENIIEDIE
- a CDS encoding helix-turn-helix transcriptional regulator — protein: MPDIKVVRMKDVQEMTGLSRATINRLRKEGSFPPHINLGARAVGWFEHAITEWLQARMSGQTLSYGEEC
- a CDS encoding site-specific integrase translates to MRYLTLNNSGIWSFRFQIPSKYRSLFDNRSEIKRSLRTSCRSNAKLLALQLELEIRRKIADVSTTHAELAEKTPSLETKRKHPHRYCPMQCLELYRKYKSSYVSAKTIEGATAKCRVVLEIVNKKKLASIRRNDAESARQILASLPSNIKKHQEFVGLTTSEAIKLNNKLGLPVISQSSVKDYIQKTSSFFEWCVQMEFTDINPFKGFKFKLEHKVSKQKNAYSPEQLSSIFSNEIFTKKVYKHNYQYWLPILARLTGARINELCQLRKEDITIVNGTYCIHINRNTPDKRLKTPNAERVIPIHSKLLTLGFIEFTQTVDNDRIFSELKLERDGYATSASKWFGRFKTKLGFEKGHDFHSFRHTPDFR
- a CDS encoding DUF6879 family protein gives rise to the protein MPKLFSTETLTRDMIYFCSASDFFSNFPAAWKNVSTRVYKLETKMSYQETDNPSYDAYIRGDLDKAIELIKKSKEKDYPVYESLRKRGVNVYRCRPVLLPLSDYLNWEFECYKENSKQGELIFLSEGLDIYKTHALHDFMLFDDKVALVHNYDENGLIQGGWMTTDSNKIASFKTLLNIL
- a CDS encoding formyltransferase family protein, whose amino-acid sequence is MIDRKLINKNNIDIIVCFGYPNIIPKKIIKSVTCINIHGGILPFNRGPNPHLWAWVNGLKHGVSIHYIDDGVDTGDIIETSDILFDSNETLKSSFDKLIDECENLFSKTWPTFRSGNSKRNAQHPDINVQAHTLKSQEPLSQLFTEEWQHKPISEFVKEAKGILRKSEKS
- a CDS encoding helix-turn-helix domain-containing protein, yielding MSDEILKLFGQRVKHLRKQANLSQEVLAALSGLDRTYISGIERGRRNVGLINLVKIAKALNVSAEQLLVFEEKND